The genomic window AAGATCTCCTGGTCATAATTGCCGGAATCGACTTTGGGAACAACATAGAAGCAGCCAAACTGTCCGGTGTACATGGCCTTCTTAAGGTTGTGTCCGGCAAAAGTATGCGTGTGATACCATCGAAACCCCGCTGGCTGCGGGGTGAAGTGATAACGCTGGCGGCCCTGCGGCGGGATCATCGGCGAGCCTTCTTCCATCGCGCCATCTGCACTTGCCGGGACCCAAAGTCCATGCCAATGCACAATCTCCGGCGTATCGGTCTGGTTCTCTACATCAATCGTAATGGGTCTGCCCTCAGGCCAGCGAATCAACGGGCCCGGGACCTGGCCGTTGTAGGCAACCGTATGGATGATCTTGCCCGGAGCAATTTCTAACTGCGTAGGAGCAATCTTCAGCGCAACGTCAGCGGTCTGCTCCTCGCCCAGACAGTGCAATGCCGAGGCAGCACTCAGAGCGGCGCATCCGCGAAGAAAACTGCGTCGATTCATTGTGTACTCGCTGAGCTGCCACGTTCATGATGGCCTGACCAATCAAATCTTCTGCCGATAATGGCCTTCACAATCAGATGGTCCGTACTGGCCGTGGGCCCGATCCCAACACCAAAGTTAATTTCCCAGTTGGGAGAGACGTTCAGATCGACTGCTGGAAAGAACTGCTGCTGCTGGTCATGGAAGTTATCAAAATCCCCCAGTCTTCCATAAGAAGCATAGTATTCCAGCCCGCCCGTAATGACGCGGGTAAAGTCATAGCTGATCTTGGCGTTGGGAGAAAAACCCACCCCCTGGGAAACATCCGGCCCATGCCAGGTCCGCTCAAGGGCAGGATTCAGAGCAAAATACCAGCGCCCGATCTGCTTATCGATAATCGGCCTTATCTCCCAGGTCCAGGTATCCGGAGAAAACCGCGGTCGAACGTAACCAAATTCTGTAGAAAGGCTCACGCCCACCGGCCAGTGCCAACTGTCCGGCACGCGCACACGCGGGCGAATGTGGTCACCCACCCACTGGATTCCCTGTCCGCTTCGCTCGCTGGTAAATACATAGAAGCCAATTTCAGACCAACTGGTCAGTCCCTGTGTAATTTCAATCGTTTCATGCTCTGCATGGTTGGTCGGAAAGGTTCCGTCGGCAGCATATCGTGAGCCAGGAAGCGGCTTGGACCCATCCACCGTGAAATTGCTATGTAGCTCTACCATCGTGTTTTTAGGAGCAACGGTTTCGGAACCATAAACCTGAATCTCGTAATTGTCCTGCGCAGCCAATGGCCTGGCGATGATGGCCCAGAGGATCAACAACAGGGCCGCAGCGATCATCCTGACTTTGCACTCTGGCTTTCGGCAGAATCGTAAAAAAGGCAATTCCCCTCCCTGACAACGTGAAAGCCACGGGCGGACTGAATGGTTCCACCAGCGGCAGTTTCTTGTGCAACGCTTCGAAAATCTCGCACGAAAGACTTTGCGCCATTTACCGGCTATTCCTAATCCTACAAATTCGCCGCGCTCATCGATTCCTTCTTTTGCAAATTTTCTGAAAAGACAATCCTGGCCTTAATTTTTTTGTTAAATTCTTCTTTTCAAAGAAGTTAACAGATTTCCCCGACCTCGCACCGGTCATCAGGAAGAACAGCAAAGAAGAAGGGCGTGATCGGGATTCGACCACGCCCTGCATTTTTAGTATAGCGGTGCCGTCAAGCTTGGGGTTTCGGGGTGAGGCGGATAAACCGCTCACTGAATCGCTCCCACTCAGAAAGCAGCCATTTGGCGCGCGTGCTCCCGGTTTTTTCGGCGTGAAGGGCAATCAGGTCGCGAAGCTCCTGCTGCGCTGCTGCGTCGAGTGTGGAGCAAAGCTCAGCCAACAGGAAATCGTCGTGGTAGCGTTTTTGGCGGAGGAACTTGCCATCTTCGTCGAAGACCCAGGCCAGGCCCCCGGTCATTCCCGCACCAAAGTTGATCCCGGTGCTGCCGAGAATCACTGCGGTGCCACCAGTCATGTATTCGCAGCCGTGATCTCCTACTCCTTCAACCACTGCCAGCGCGCCCGAGTTGCGAACAGCAAAGCGCTCACCTGCGCGGCCCGCAGCGAAGAGGCGGCCGCTGGTTGCGCCATAAAGGGCGACATTCCCCAAAATCACGTGCCGTTCGCTCTCAACAGCTGCGCGGCCCTGTCCGCGAAGGATGATTTCTCCGCCGCAGAGTCCCTTGCCGACGAAATCATTGGCGACACCATCGAGCGTGAGGGTCATACCGGGAACGGCGAATGCTCCGAAGGACTGTCCAGCCACGCCTTTCAGATGAAAGACCACTGGGGCCTTTGGTTCGACGCCATGGTCCTGAAGGAGGGCAAGCTCGCCGGCAATTCTGGCTCCGAGAGTGCGGTTTTCATTCGTGATTGTGGCGTTGATCTCAAAGGGTTTCCCGTCTTTATAGGCAGCCACGGCGGGCGAGACCCATGCATCGTCGATTTCAGAGCGTTCCTGGGGGCGAAGATTCCGCTGGCCCTGCCAGCAGCGTACCGAACCGTTGACGGGAGCGGCCAGCAGCGGTTTGAGGTCGAGTCCTCCGTCGTAGCGCACCTGTTCGAGCAGGTCAGTACGGCCGATGGCGGCTTCAAGTGAGGGCAATCCAAGTTTGGCGAGCCAGAGCTGGATGTCGCGCGCGAGTTCTTCGAAGAACTTCACCAGATTTTCTGGGCGTCCGCGGAATTTGGCGCGCAGGTCTGGCCGTTGTGTAGCGATTCCGGTGGGACAGGTATTGAGGTGGCACTGGCGGGCCATGTCACAGCCGAGTGCAACAAGGACTGCGGTACCGAAAGCGTACTCGTCAGCGCCAAGCATGGCGGCGTAGAGAACATCTTTTGCCGTGCGCAGGCCGCCATCGGTACGGAGGCGGACTCGCCCACGGAGACCGTTGCGGATGAGGACCTGCTGCGATTCAGCCAGTCCAAGCTCCCAGGGATTGCCGGCGTATTTAATGCTCGATAGCGGCGAGGCTCCGGTGCCGCCGTTATGTCCGGCAATGACGATGTAGTCAGCGTAGGCCTTTGCTACCCCTGCGGCCACGGTGCCGACCCCCAGCTCAGAGACTAGTTTGACGCCGATCGCAGCATTCGGGTTGACGCGGCGCAGGTCATGGATGAGCTGGGCAAGGTCTTCAATCGAATAAATATCGTGATGGGGCGGAGGGCTGATGAGCTGGATGCCAGGCTGTGCGTGGCGCAGCCGTGCAATGAGCTCAGTGACCTTGTGACCGGGGAGCTGTCCGCCTTCGCCGGGTTTGGATCCCTGAGCAATCTTAATTTCTATCTCTTCGGCGTTCATCAGGTATTCCGCAGTGACGCCAAAGCGGGCAGAAGCAACCTGCTTGATTTTGTTGTTGAGCAGAGGTGCGGGGTAGCTCACGCCATTGAGGGTGAGTTCACCCTTAGGATTATAGACAGCGCGGTCTTCCCCGCCTTCACCCGTGTTGGAGCGGCCGCCGAGCATGTTCATGGCAGCAGTGATGGTCTGGTGTGCCTCCGGGCTGAGCGAACCGAGCGACATGGCGCTGGCAATAAATCGCTTGTAGTAATTCTGCGGAGGCTCGACCTGCTCCAGCGCAAGGGGGGAGCCAGCGGGTTTGATTTCGAGAAGGTCGCGGAGGACTGCGGGCTCTTTTTCAACCGCAATACTGGCAAAGGCGTTCCACGCTTGCCCGGGCTCGGTTGCCGTCGCGGCTGCTCCGCGTGCAGTACCGACTACGGTCTGCAGCAGACGAACGGTCTGCGGCTGCCATCCGTGAGGCTCGGATTTTTCGGCCTTGCGGAAGCGGACCCAGCCGTAGTCAGGCAGGTCTTTTACAGCAGTCGTAATGCCTTCGCCCTCGCCGGAGGCGCCCTCTTCGTTGAAACTCGCTGTCCAAAGATCGCGCACCATACTTTCCAGTGCGGTAAAACCAATGCCGCCAAGCGGCGCCGGAGTTCCAAAGAAGCACTTGTCGACGACTTCCTGGCTAAGACCAATGGAATCAAAGAGGTGTGCGCCACGATAGCTGTCCACGACAGAGATGCCCATCTTGGACATGATTTTTGCTAAGCCCAGGTCTAAGGCGTGCAGCAGGTTGGCTTCTCCCTTTTCCGGGTTGGCAGCGCGTGCAGTTTCCAGCGCCAACCACGGGCAGACTGCACCTGCTCCCATCCCGAGAAGCACGGCCCCGTGATGAAGGTCACGGCAATCGCCTGCTTCAACGGCAAGGCCGACCCGAGTGCGCTCCCCGGCACGGATGAGCGCGTGATGCACGGCGCCTGTGGCCAGGGCCATCGGAATGGGGATGGCGTTCTGGTTGCAGGTACGGTCAGTAAGCAGAAGAATGGCCGCGCCTCCGCGGACAAGATCAATGGCCTTGGCACAGAGGTCGTCCAAGGCCGAGAGTAGATTGCACGTAGGATGAAAGACGCAATCGAGGACAGCAAGAGGAAGCTCATCAGTCAGGCCATGCTGACGGCTGCGCAATGCTTCCATCTGGCCGAGCGAGAGAAAAGGCGAAGACAATGAGAGCCCGGGCAGAGGCGCTTTCTTATTGAGCAGATCTGGCCAGGGACCGAGGCGTGTGTGCAATTGCACGACGCAGGCCTCGCGCAGCGAGTCAATCGGCGGATTGGTGACCTGCGCAAAGCGTTGGCGAAAGTAGGCATAGACTGGGCGCGGCGTGCGCGCAAGCGGGGCCAGGGGTGTGTCATCGCCCATCGACCAGACGGCATCCTTGCCATCGTTGGCCATCGGCTGCAGAATCATTTTCACGTCTTCCCGCGTATATCCAAAGCCTAGCTGCAGACGCAGGAGTTCGGCGGAATCGAGGGTCGCAACTGGAGTGCCGGGGTCGAGGGTAGTCTCTTCAAGAAGATTCTCATACTGCGGCGCAGCGTTATCGAAGATTTGCAGGAGCTCTTCGTTCTCGTAGAGCCGCTGCTTTTCGATGTCAGCAACGATCATTTCACCGGGACCGAGACGTCCACTGTGAATGACGTGCTCCGGATCCAGGTCTACGAGACCGGCCTCTGAGCCGACAACGACTATGTCTTCGGTGACGAAAAAGCGGCAAGGACGCAGGCCATTGCGATCGAGTGCTGCTCCAATAAAACGCCCATCTGTAAAAGAGATGGCAGCAGGGCCGTCCCACGGTTCGAGTGCATCTTCGTTATAGGCGAAAAAGGCTGAATTGCCTTTTTCCTGTGCCGGAGGCAGCAGCAGGCGCACGGATTCAGCGATGGTCCGTCCGTTGTGCGCCAGCAGCTCCAGCATTTCATCCAGACTGGTGGAGTCTGAACCATCGGGGGTAAAGATGGGCTTCAGCTCTTCAGGCAGGGTGGCAGCGCGCGCATCCATGCGGGCGCGGTTGCCCCACACGGTATTAATCTCACCATTGTGAGCCAGCATCCGGAAGGGCTGTGCACGGTCCCAGGAAGGGGCCACGTTGGTGGCATAGCGCTGATGGAAGAGGGCAAAGGGTGTGATGAAGCGCGGGTCCTTGAGGTCCGGATAAAACTCCGGCAGCAGCCTCCCGGCACACATGCTTTTGTAGACCATGGTGGTCGAGGAGAGTGAGCAGATATATCCGGGCGCGCCGCTGCGCTCAAACTGCTTGCGAGCGAGATAGAGACGACGGTTCAGGTGCTCTTCACTATCAGCGGTAAGAAGCACGTGCCGGATGACGGGCATAGTAGAGAGGGCAATTTCTCCGAGGACTTCCGGGCGGGTAGGCACATCCCGCCATGCCAGCACGCGACAGCCCTGGGCGGCAAGGGCCTGCTCAATTTCACTGTGAGATTCGGCCACATCCTGCGGGAAGAAGACTACGCCGACGGCTAAAGGGGCTTCCGGAGCAAGCGTAATGCTACAGGATGCAAGCAGAAATTCACGCGGAATGCCGGTACAGATACCGATGCCGTCGCTCGACTTGCCATCAGCAGCGACTGCGCCGCGATGGGCGAGACGGGAAAGGGCCGTGAGCGCCTTGTCCAAAATGTCATGCGAAGGGCTGTTTTTGAGGGTGGCGATAAAGCCCACTCCGCAGGATTCATGCTCGAAGCGAGGATCCACAAGGGAAGAGACACCATTGCGTCCCGCCGGCACCGGCGAATCAGAGGATTTTATGTAGCCCATAACTAACTATACTTCGGTTTTCTTTGGCAAGCAGCAAAAAATTTAACGGAAATGCAATGAAACATCGCATAAAACGGCCTTATGCAAGTTTTGCTTATGCATCAGAGAAAAAAGATTTATCGCATGACTTGCAATCCTTTTCAGGTGTAGGGTTCTCGACGTGGGAAGGTGTGTGATAGTCTTCATGGCGGAGAAAACGATTTCCTAAACCATGACGATCTGCCAATCTCTTACTTCCTTATTTGCTTCTTTCCTGCTGATGGCCTCTTCTGTCGAACGGCCAAGGGCCATTCCGCTGACGGGCGACTTCTGGGGCACGCATGATCCTTCCATCATGCGCGAGGCAGGCACCTGGTATGTCTTTGCTACGGGGAAGGCCTCCGACGGAGGGCAATTTCAGGTCCGCTGCTCGAAAGACCTGCAAGAGTGGAAGCTATGCGGCCATGTTTTTGATCAGATTCCAGAGTGGATCCAGAAGGACAGTTCAGGCACCAAAGAGCTCTGGGCCCCGGACATCTCTTATGAAAACGGCGAATACCGGCTGTACTATGCCTATTCCCTCTTTGGAAAGAACCTCTCAGGCATCGCCCTCGCCACCAACAAGACCCTCGACCCTACGAGAAAAGACTACAAATGGATAGACCGGGGACTGGTGCTCAAATCCACAGCGGCGGATGATTTCAATGCTATCGATCCGAATTTTGTCCGCGACGCGGAAGGTCATGCATGGCTGGCCTTTGGAAGCTTTTGGAGCGGAATCAAGATGCGCCGCCTGGACGACAAGACCGGGTTGCTGTCTTCGACAGATACCAGACTGTACTCGTTGGCATCGCGTCGCAAACCGGAAAACCCGCCGGCACCCCGACCTGATCTACCGCCGGACTGGCAGGCAGTGGAAGCACCTTTCGTGGTGTATCACGGAGGTCATTATTATCTCTTCGTCTCCTGGGACCTGTGCTGCAGAGGAATCCACAGTACCTACCGGACGATGGTGGGACGTGCGGAGCGGATTACCGGTCCCTATGTAGACAAAAACGGAACGCCGATGACAGAGGGTGGAGGGACAGAGCTGCTCCATGGAAACTCGCGGTGGCTGGGACCGGGAGGGGAGTCCGTGTGGATGGGCAAAGATGGACAGGACCTGATGGTCTTCCATGCCTATGATGCTCAAAGCGGGAAGCCTGCGCTGCAGATTTCCACCATTGTCTGGCGAGATGGCTGGCCGGAGGTGACGCTGGGGCAGTGAGGGCTGCTGAACACGCGAGGAACAGACAAAATCAAAGCGCCGCAAACCGCAGCGCCGGAGGGTGAAAAGCAAACAAACGTGGATTTTACGAGGCGCGCATCAGCTCCTGCTCAGCGCGGTACCAGTCTTCTTCGTGCTTTCCATGCGTGCGTCCGCGTTCCACCCAGAGCTGGTGCGCACGCCGTGCAATTTCTTCGTGCGTAGGACGGATCGGAACCGGCTCAGAGGCAGTCTGGGTCTTTTTTCTGGCCGAAGTCTTACGCGGTTTTGAGGTTTTCTCAGCTTTCGGAGTTGGCATGGGGGCGATGTTTTCCTCCTAAAGAATGGTTTCTTTTATGATACGAAGCCTTCAGAAACGCTGAAAGCCGTTTTTCCCGAAAGGATTGACCAAAGAGGAACATCATCTGCCCCAGAACTTGCTGGCAAACTCAAGGAAAGCAGGCCAGTTGGGTAACGGTGTATGTCCGTCGCTGTGCTGTCGGAAGCCCAGGGATCCGTCCAGCAGCGCTTTGCCGATGGGCGGGAACTGATTGGTACCCAGTCCCTGCTTGCCGAGCAACTGGTAGACCGGCCCTGCGGCAACCTCGGCCAGAAACATGCCACGGGCATCAGCCCATCCATCACCCTCTGCTGATCCGGCGCCGATGAATACGGGGCGAGGAGCACACAAAGCAATCAATTCATGGGCGTCTACGGGCAAGTCCTTCACGGTGAGAGGGCCGGCATATTTGAGGAAGTTTCCCGCCATCCAGTGGTATTCGTTGGGAGCGGCGACGTTTTCGAGCGGCTCGCCAAAATTGTGCCGGAAGAGCTTGGCGCCGCCTGCTCCAGATGAACTGATGTAAGCAATGGAGAAGCGCTGGTCGTAAGCCATGGTGACCAGTGCGGCCTTGCCATAGCGGGAATGTCCGCTGATGCCGACGCGCGTGGCATCCACGGCTTTGTCGGTCTTCAGGTAATCCAGGACGCGGCCCGCCCCCCAGGCCCAGGCGCGAAGCGTACCCCAGTCATCGGGCCTGCGAGGCTGGCCTTTGTTCATGAGTCCGATGATGCCACTGGTGAGTCCGGCACCCTGATCAGCCTGATAGCTGGTCGGGATGAGGATGGCGTATCCCCAGCCTCGGGCCAGGACCTGCTCCTGCCAGGTTGGACCGGGAGGCGGTGGAGGGAGTTTGATACCGTGTTTTGCCAGTTCAGCCATGAAGACCGGATCAAATGTGAACTCGATTATGACAGGGACTCGGGCTTTTGCCTGGGCCGGAAGCGTAAGAGTGAGCGGAATGGAGACCTGGATCGCGGGATAAAAAGCATTGTCTACGTGGCCGATGAGCTTCTTTGTGACCACCGGTATGCCACCGATGCTTTCGCGTGTTGTGCTCTTTAACTCCCATGTAACTCGGGGCAGATGGGAGGGCAAGCAGCCGTAGATCTCGCGGTCAAATACTTCTACCAGTTCGGGACGGCGCTGTTTCCACCACATTCCAGCGGTGGTCACAGGCTTTCCATTGTCCAGGACCAGCGGATTGGGTAAAGGAGAAAATGGTCCGGCCTTGGATTCGTCATAGTTGGCTGCATTGGGGGCCGCGGGATTTCCACTCACACCATGCCGTAGGGAATGGATGTGCAGCAGGTCCATCATACGCTGATGGTCCTGCTCGGAAGTAAGCTGCACAGGAGCAACCGTCTGCGCGGTCCAGGCCATACCAGAGCCAACACAAAAGACCGCAACCGTCCAGCAAAGAGAATGGCGGAAAACTGACAAGCGAAACCACCTTTTTGAACCAAGATAAAGATACCGAAAAAGTACGGTGGCGGAAGGCAAAAACCAACCAGGAATGATGAGACACAAAGGGCCCTATGGTTTCGGTAGAGAAAAACAAAGGCAAGTTAATACAGAAGTGCCTGTTTCCTCCGGCTTTCAAACTGCTGGAGTGAAGCACGCCAGTCTTCGGCGATATGTTGCGGATCACTTCCCTGCCGCAGCATCTCAAAGACATGCTGGTTGGCGAGCAGGGTCTGGATGCGGTCGATCCTGTATTGTTCCGGATAAAGCTTATGCAGGGCGGCTGCAATTTCAATTCCCAGCTCCGGAGAATCGAGTACATCGCGTGAGGTCAACAGGATGCGGACTCCCTGGCAGAGCTCGTCGCCATAAGGGTAGGGCTTTTGCGGAGTAAACAGAACAGGAACAAAACGCACTCCGGGGATAAACCTGCGGTTCAGATACCGTGCCAGCGAATGGGCGTGGATCCATGGCGCGCCCAGAATCTCAAAGGGGGTATCGGTCCCGCGTCCCACGGAAATATTTGTTGTTTCAATCAGTCCCAGGGCAGGATAGAGCGTGGCCTCTTCCAGGTCCCTCAGGTTCGGTGAGGGATGGATCCATGTGAGCCCGGTGGAATCATACCAATCACCTCGCTGCCACCCCTGCATTCGGACCACAGTGAGCGGAGCGTGGAGGTCTCGTTGCTGATTGAAATAACGTGCAAGTTCGCCCATGGTCATCCCGTGCCGTACGGGCAATGGCATGTAATGGACGTAGCTTTCGTCTCCTTCATCTGACAAAGGCCCCTGAACGAATGCTCCATTGATAGGATTGGGCCGATCGAGAACAACGATGTCTGTTCCGGTTTTACCGGCGACCTCAAGAAAATAGGCCATGGCCGTCTCATAGGTGTAAAACCGCACTCCAGCATCTTGTAAATCAATGATGACAGCATCCAAATCACGCATCATTTCGGGCGAAGGACGCCGCTGCGCCTCCGTTGCACCATAAAGGCTCACTACGTGAATTCCGGTCTGCGGATCGATAGAGTTGCCGATGCTGGTCGTGTCCTGCCGGCCCTGAATGCCATGTTCTGGACTGAAGATGGTCTTCAGTTCGATCCCGGGGGCGTGCGCCAGAACATCGATGGTCCGCCGACCGTCCGCGTCCACGCCGGTCTGGTTAGTGAGCAAGCCGATCCGGAGGCGCCCGCCATGTTTGCTGGCCAACTCGCGCAACTGGGCAAAGCGGGTGGATTCGAGGACGTCGATGCCTGTCCTGACTTCAGCGTTGCGGGCTATCCAGCGACGCATCCCACTCAGCGATTCGTTATAACCGGTCAGTGTCGCCGAAAGCCTTCCCTGGTCTGGAGCAACGCCCAGCGCAATCGCGACGGCATCAGCAATCCTGCTGCGCAGTGCAGTAATGCCGGTAGGACCATTGGGGTGCACGGCATTCGCGAGAAGGATGACATAAGTATCAGAGATCGGGTCAATCCAGAGCGAGGTCCCTGTGAATCCGGTATGACCGAAGGAACCGACCGGAAAAATGGTGCCGCGATTGCTGGAGAAGGGCGATTCAATGTCCCAGCCGAAGCCACGGAGTGCCGTACCGGTCGCAGGCTGCTCAGGCGTGACCATTTTCATCAGGGCCGCGCGTGACACCGGAAAGCGGCTGGGCCTTCCTGCAAGCTTATCCAGTAAAGCCTGTGCGTAGAGCGCGACATCGTCCGCAGTGCTGAAAAGGCCGGCATGACCAGCAACGCCTCCCATACGGCGGGCTGTGGGATCATGCACGATGCCGCGCAACATCACTCCATACTCATATTGCGTAGGGGCAATCTGTGGTCTCCATGCCGCAGGAGGAAGATAGCGGGTATGCTTCAGTCCAAGGGGCCGAATGATGTTGCTGAGCACGTACTGGTCTTCGGTCATGCCGGAGAGCTTTTCCACCAGAGCGCCCAGCACAATGAAGTTGATGTCACTATACAAAAAGCGCACACCGGCCGGGTAATCCGGCTGGACAGCAAAGGCACGTCGAAAGGCCTCGGCCTTCCCTTCCCACGGAGTGGAGAGGGAAAGATCGGGTGGCAATCCGGAGTAGTGGGTCAGCAACTGGCGTATTGTGATCTCTGCTTTGCCATTTGCAGCAAATTCCGGAAGGTACCTGGCGACGGGATCATCAAAGCGCAGCTTGCCTTGATCAAAAAGCTGCATGATGGCGGTTGCGGTCATGAGCGGCTTGGTAAGTGAAGCCATGTCGAAGACGGTATCCGGAGTCATTGGCTCGCGGGTGGGTTCGAGTGAACGTGCACCGTAAGCCTTACGGAAGACCACATGGCCGCCATGTCCGACCTCGACGACAGCGCCAGGGAGACGATGCTCGGCAATGGCCTGCTGAACGAGTGCGTCGATAGCCGAAAAACTTTCTGACTGCTGGGCAAAGGCGCTGGCACAACTGAGACACAACAGAACGAGCCAGAGCTTTACGAGTGCGCGCATTTAGATCCTGCTCCTTGCTGCTTGGTTTCCACCGCCCCGACTGAAGAAGTATCCGAGAACGAACGTAACTGTAGAACCAATCAGTACATACCAGGTCCACGCAATTTTGGGCAGAACAAACCCGTACACAGAAAGAGGCCCGCTTTGCCTCCACAACATGACATTCACGACGCAGCCAGCAATCAGGCCAATCATGGCGCCGGTTTCTGTGGCCCGTCGGGTAACAGTCCCCAGCAGGAAGACGCCAAGCATTCCACCATACAAAACCGATGCGATGGAGAGACCAATCTCCAGCACGTGGCCTCCGCTACGGGAAAGAATGGCCAGAAACAGAAGTACGGCCGCCCACCCGAATGTCATCCAGCGTGAGATTTTCGTCTTCTGCTCTTCACCTTGCTGCTGATGACGAGGGAGATAGAAATCGACCATGGAGGTAGAGGCCAGCGAATTGAGCGCAGCGCTGAGGTTGGACATGGCCGCGGCAAGGATGGCGGCAATCATAAGACCGGCAATCCCAACCGGCATCTGATGCACAATGTAGAGCGGAAATATGCGGTCAGGGCTGGCCGCATGCGGCGGTCCTCCTGCGATGCGGTAGTAGACAAACAGACCGGCCCCGATCAAAAGAAAGAGCGAGAACTGGATGAAGATGACCAGACCGCTGGACAGGAGGGCCAGCCGCGATTCGCGCAGATTTTTTGCAGCGAGCAGCCGTTGCACCATTAACTGGTCAGTGCCGTGACTTGCCATAGTCAGGAAACATCCGCCAAGCAGGCCGGCCCAGAAAGTATAGGTTTCTGTAACGGACACCGCGAAGTGAAAGACAGTGAATTTGTGCGCGGACGAGGCCACTGCAATCAATGAATGCAGACCGCCGGGAATGTGATGCGTTATGCTCCAAAGACTCACAAGCGTGCCCAGGACGTAAAGACACATCTGCAGGACATCGGTCCAGATGACGGCCTTCATTCCGCCCTCAAA from Pseudacidobacterium ailaaui includes these protein-coding regions:
- the gltB gene encoding glutamate synthase large subunit, producing the protein MGYIKSSDSPVPAGRNGVSSLVDPRFEHESCGVGFIATLKNSPSHDILDKALTALSRLAHRGAVAADGKSSDGIGICTGIPREFLLASCSITLAPEAPLAVGVVFFPQDVAESHSEIEQALAAQGCRVLAWRDVPTRPEVLGEIALSTMPVIRHVLLTADSEEHLNRRLYLARKQFERSGAPGYICSLSSTTMVYKSMCAGRLLPEFYPDLKDPRFITPFALFHQRYATNVAPSWDRAQPFRMLAHNGEINTVWGNRARMDARAATLPEELKPIFTPDGSDSTSLDEMLELLAHNGRTIAESVRLLLPPAQEKGNSAFFAYNEDALEPWDGPAAISFTDGRFIGAALDRNGLRPCRFFVTEDIVVVGSEAGLVDLDPEHVIHSGRLGPGEMIVADIEKQRLYENEELLQIFDNAAPQYENLLEETTLDPGTPVATLDSAELLRLQLGFGYTREDVKMILQPMANDGKDAVWSMGDDTPLAPLARTPRPVYAYFRQRFAQVTNPPIDSLREACVVQLHTRLGPWPDLLNKKAPLPGLSLSSPFLSLGQMEALRSRQHGLTDELPLAVLDCVFHPTCNLLSALDDLCAKAIDLVRGGAAILLLTDRTCNQNAIPIPMALATGAVHHALIRAGERTRVGLAVEAGDCRDLHHGAVLLGMGAGAVCPWLALETARAANPEKGEANLLHALDLGLAKIMSKMGISVVDSYRGAHLFDSIGLSQEVVDKCFFGTPAPLGGIGFTALESMVRDLWTASFNEEGASGEGEGITTAVKDLPDYGWVRFRKAEKSEPHGWQPQTVRLLQTVVGTARGAAATATEPGQAWNAFASIAVEKEPAVLRDLLEIKPAGSPLALEQVEPPQNYYKRFIASAMSLGSLSPEAHQTITAAMNMLGGRSNTGEGGEDRAVYNPKGELTLNGVSYPAPLLNNKIKQVASARFGVTAEYLMNAEEIEIKIAQGSKPGEGGQLPGHKVTELIARLRHAQPGIQLISPPPHHDIYSIEDLAQLIHDLRRVNPNAAIGVKLVSELGVGTVAAGVAKAYADYIVIAGHNGGTGASPLSSIKYAGNPWELGLAESQQVLIRNGLRGRVRLRTDGGLRTAKDVLYAAMLGADEYAFGTAVLVALGCDMARQCHLNTCPTGIATQRPDLRAKFRGRPENLVKFFEELARDIQLWLAKLGLPSLEAAIGRTDLLEQVRYDGGLDLKPLLAAPVNGSVRCWQGQRNLRPQERSEIDDAWVSPAVAAYKDGKPFEINATITNENRTLGARIAGELALLQDHGVEPKAPVVFHLKGVAGQSFGAFAVPGMTLTLDGVANDFVGKGLCGGEIILRGQGRAAVESERHVILGNVALYGATSGRLFAAGRAGERFAVRNSGALAVVEGVGDHGCEYMTGGTAVILGSTGINFGAGMTGGLAWVFDEDGKFLRQKRYHDDFLLAELCSTLDAAAQQELRDLIALHAEKTGSTRAKWLLSEWERFSERFIRLTPKPQA
- a CDS encoding arabinan endo-1,5-alpha-L-arabinosidase yields the protein MTICQSLTSLFASFLLMASSVERPRAIPLTGDFWGTHDPSIMREAGTWYVFATGKASDGGQFQVRCSKDLQEWKLCGHVFDQIPEWIQKDSSGTKELWAPDISYENGEYRLYYAYSLFGKNLSGIALATNKTLDPTRKDYKWIDRGLVLKSTAADDFNAIDPNFVRDAEGHAWLAFGSFWSGIKMRRLDDKTGLLSSTDTRLYSLASRRKPENPPAPRPDLPPDWQAVEAPFVVYHGGHYYLFVSWDLCCRGIHSTYRTMVGRAERITGPYVDKNGTPMTEGGGTELLHGNSRWLGPGGESVWMGKDGQDLMVFHAYDAQSGKPALQISTIVWRDGWPEVTLGQ
- a CDS encoding DUF2934 domain-containing protein, which translates into the protein MPTPKAEKTSKPRKTSARKKTQTASEPVPIRPTHEEIARRAHQLWVERGRTHGKHEEDWYRAEQELMRAS
- a CDS encoding alpha/beta hydrolase family protein, producing the protein MSVFRHSLCWTVAVFCVGSGMAWTAQTVAPVQLTSEQDHQRMMDLLHIHSLRHGVSGNPAAPNAANYDESKAGPFSPLPNPLVLDNGKPVTTAGMWWKQRRPELVEVFDREIYGCLPSHLPRVTWELKSTTRESIGGIPVVTKKLIGHVDNAFYPAIQVSIPLTLTLPAQAKARVPVIIEFTFDPVFMAELAKHGIKLPPPPPGPTWQEQVLARGWGYAILIPTSYQADQGAGLTSGIIGLMNKGQPRRPDDWGTLRAWAWGAGRVLDYLKTDKAVDATRVGISGHSRYGKAALVTMAYDQRFSIAYISSSGAGGAKLFRHNFGEPLENVAAPNEYHWMAGNFLKYAGPLTVKDLPVDAHELIALCAPRPVFIGAGSAEGDGWADARGMFLAEVAAGPVYQLLGKQGLGTNQFPPIGKALLDGSLGFRQHSDGHTPLPNWPAFLEFASKFWGR